Genomic segment of Bacteroides stercoris ATCC 43183:
TTTGTCGTTATTTTACGGTTTTGCTTCTTGAAGATCAGAGAGTTCAGTAAAATCGGATTGGTTGCAGTGAGGGGGAAAAGTCCAGGCTTTTGCTCGTTTAACTCCAGGTGTTTACTCCCGAAATGCCTGAAGTTTTAGGTTGGAATGCCCGGTGTTTGGGAAGTAAATTCCGGAAGTTTCGGGAGTATAATGCAGGGATATTTACCGGTATGGCACGGCTTCACTAACGGTTGGAACTGGACATACCGGTAGAATATTATTTGTTATCCCGCAAGTCTTTTACCCTGACGGCTTTGCCTTCGCTTTGAGGCAGGGAGCCTTTCTTGACCAGCTTCACTTTAGGAGTGACAAGGATTTCATCTTTCAGTCGGCGGGAAATAGCTTTGCGTACTTTCTCCAGTTCTATATAGTTGTCGGTGGATAAGTCGCTGAGCTCTACTTCCACAATTATTTCATCTTGATTGCTGATGGTTTCCAGAGTAATGAGGTAGTTGCTGCCCAATTCGGGGAATTGCACCAATACCTTTTCCACCTGCATGGGGAAGATGTTGACACCCTTGATGATAAACATATCGTCGCTGCGGCCCTTGATGCGGTCGATGCGCAGATGCGTACGTCCGCAGGGGCATGTACCCGGAAGTATGCGGGTAAGGTCGCGTGTGCGGTAGCGTATCAACGGCATCATTTCACGGTCGAGGGTAGTCAGTACCAGCTCTCCAATCTCACCGTCGGGAACCGGTTCGCCGGTTTCCGGATTGATGATTTCAACCAGATAGCAATCTTCCCAAAGGTGCATGCCGTTTTGCTCGGTACACTCAAAGGCAACGCCGGGACCGTTCATTTCGGTCATGCCGAAACTGTTGTAGGCTTTGACACCCAGTATCCGCTCAATCTTCCTGCGCTGTTCGTCCGTATGAGGTTCGGCTCCGATGACGAGGGTTTTCAGAGTAGTCGATGCCGGGTCGATACCTTCTTCCTGAAATACTTCCGCCAGGCGTATGGCATAACTGGGAATGGCATGCAAGGCGGTGGTTCTGAAGTCCGTGATGAACTTGATTTGCCGTTTGCTGTTACCGGCAGCGGCGGGTACGGTCAGTGCTCCCAGGCGTTCGGCTCCGTATTGGAAACCTAATCCTCCGGTGAACATACCATAGCCGGAACTGTTTTGAAAAACATCGGTCTTTCGTATGCCTACTGCGTATAGGCAACGTGCTACAAGGTTGGCCCAGGACTCCAGATCGTGCCGGGAGTGGACGATGACGGTGGGCGTTCCCGTGGTTCCGCTGGAAGAGTGGATGCGTACACCGTCTTCGTGCATATTGCCGGCCACAAGTCCGAAAGGGTAGTTGGCGCGCATGTCCGCCTTGGTGGTAAACGGGATTTTCCGGATGTCTTCTATCGACCGGATGCTGTCTGCCGTAATGCCGTGCTTTTGAAAAACTTGTTTGTAATAGGGGGAATTTGCTGCAATGCCGATTGTCTTCCTAAGCCGCCGGAGTTGCAGTTTGTGCAACTCCTCACGCGGCATGGTTTCTATCTCTTCTTCCCAGTATTTGTCATTCATGGTTATTGGTATTTTGATTTACATCAGGTTTTCTGCAATTTCCTTACCGGCAACCAAGGCCTTGAGGTTCAACTCTACAATGGCTTCGCCTTTACGCTGGAAAATGTCGCGGATGCTGTCTTGTACCTTCTGATAATCAATGCCGAGGAACGGAATGGTAGCTCCCAGCAACACGATGTTGGCAACGCGTGGAGAGCCCACTTCTTTGGCTACTTCGTTTACGTTCAGTGCAATCTTGTGAGGAAGCTTGTCAAGTTCGGCTTTGAGAGCTTCTTCGGCAGGATAGTGGGGGATATTGATGAAAGGGGCTTCGTTCGTTACCAGCCAGCCTTCGGGACTGAGGTAGGGAAGATAGCGCAGCGCTTCCATGGGCTCCAGCGATATGATAAGGTCGCATTTGCCTGTAGGGATGAGGTCGGAAGCGATAGGCCGGTTGCTGATGCGGAGGTTGGACTGTACGTCTCCGCCTCGCTGGCTCATTCCGTGTACTTCGGCCTGTTTCATGTATAATCCGTCTTTAAGGGCTGCCTGCCCGATTACGGTAGCGATAGAGAGGATGCCTTGTCCGCCTACGCCGGAAAGTATAATGTCTTTTTTCATGGCTTTACTTGTTTCGTTTCTTACGTGCTAAAGTTTGAATACATTCTCTGCGGGGAATAATGACGGATACTCCGCGGTATTCGATTTCTTCGCGGATTATCTGCCTCATTTCCTCGTAGTTCTTCTTCAATGGAACTACTACGCGGATATGTTCGGGCGCTACGCCGATACCTGCACAGATAGCTTCGAGACGGCCGGTTCCGGCTGAATCCTGTCCGCCGGTCATGGCTGTGGTTTCGTTGTCGGAGATGACGATGGTGACGTTGGCGTTTTCGTTTACGCAGTCCAGCAGGCCTGTCATGCCGGAGTGGGTGAAGGTGGAGTCGCCGATAACGGCAACCGCAGGATGGACTCCGGCATCCGAGGCGCCTTTTGCCATTGTAATGGAAGCTCCCATGTCTACGCAGGAGTCAATGGCATTGAAAGGAGCGTTGGCTCCTAAGGTGTAGCAGCCGATGTCGCTGAATACCTTGTGGCTGGGGTATTCTGCCCGGAGCACTTCGGTCAGCACGGTGTACATATCGCGGTGTCCGCAACCTTCGCACAAGGCTGGTGGGCGCATTTCAACGAGTGAGGGAACAGCGAATTCCGCTTTGTTCTCTTTGCCTACGGCGCGTGCTACGCTGTCCGGATTCAATTCTCCGTCCTGCGACAGTGTGCCGTCCAGGCGTCCTTTGACTTTTACGCCGATGCCGAGGCAACCTTTCAGTTGTTTTTCTACAAACGGTTGTCCGTCTTCCAGTACGAGTATTTCGTTGCAGGCTTCTACAAGCTGCATCAGTTGTTTCTTGGGAAGCGGGTACTGGCCGATTTTCAATACCGGAAATTCGCAGCCTTCGGGATAGTTCTCCATAAGGTAGTTATAACCGATGCCGCAGGCTATGATGCCCAGTTTTTTGTTGGGACCGTCTATGTACTTGTTATAAGGTGAGTTTTCCGAGGCTTTGACAAAATCGTCCTGATGCTGCAACAGAAGTTTGTAGCGTTTGCGGGCGTTGCCGGGGAGCAGGATGAACTGGCGCGGGTCGTCACTGAAAGATACCTCGTTCTGAGGCTGTTGCGCCTTGCGTTCTACGCCGGAACGGGAATGTGCCAGCCGGGTGACCATACGCATCAGCAGCGGTTCGCCGGTTTGTTCGGAAAAGGCAAATCCGTTGTAAACCATGTCGTAGGCTTCTTGCTGGTTACTCGGTTCGTACATCGGAATCAATGCAAAGTCACCGTAGAAACGGCTGTCTTGTTCGTTTTGTGACGAATGCATGCTGGGGTCGTCGGCTGCAACGACAATGATGCCGCCTTTAACGCCGGTCACGGCGGAGTTGATAAAACAGTCGGCAGCCACATTCATGCCTACATGTTTCATGCAGACCAGTGAACGTTTTCCTGCGAACGACATTCCCAAAGCTGCTTCCATGGCAGTTTTCTCGTTGGAACACCAGCGGTTGTGGATACCTTTTTCGGCAGTAATCGCTGCTGTCTGGATATATTCGGTAATCTCCGTCGAAGGAGTACCCGGGTAGGCGTACACACCGGATAGGCCGGCGTCTAATGCAGCCTGTGCAATGGCTTCATCGCCAAGTAAGAGTTGTTTGCTCATTTTTTAGTGTTTAAGTGTTAATCATGGTTTTAGTAACAATCGCAAATATAGCTTTTTGCTTTTGTTTTATTATGATATTAGTTGAAAATCTTTCTTTCGTTTAACGCCTTCCAATACTTTCTGGCATTTTTCATGTGTTCGGCGTAGTTGGCTGCAAAATTATGGGTTCCTGAAAAATCTTCTTTGGCACACATATAAATGTAATTGTGTCTGGTGTAATTCAGGACTGCGTCTATACCTATGGGGGTGGGAATGCGGATAGGGCCGGGGGGCAGGCCGAGGTTGCGGTAGGTGTTGTAGGGCGAATCGATGGTGAGGTGTGCATTGGCAATACGGCGCAGGCTGAAGTCTTGCAGGGCAAACTTGATGGTAGGGTCGGCTTGTAGCGGCATGCCGGCGTGGATACGGTTGATGTACAGGCCGGCAATCATGGGCTTTTCCTGGTTGTTGTTTGTTTCCTCTTCAACGATGGAAGCGAGGGTGCATACCTCTTCCTGTGTCATGCCGATGGCTTTCGCTTTATTGAGCCGTTCCCGATTCCAGAACTTCTGATGTTCTTTCTGCATCCGTTCGAGGAAATCCTCTACGCTCATGTTCCAATATACTTGGTAGGTTTCGGGTATGAAAAGGCAGGCTATTGTCGCTTTGCTGTATCCCAGCCGTTGCTGGAGCAGAGAGTCATTTATCACTCCGGCTATTTCGGCGGAATCAATCATCAGTTGTTTCCCTACGTTACGCGCCAGTCTGTCCAAAGTGCGTACGCTTCCGATGGTCAGGTTCATGGGGGCTTGGTATCCTCTGTAGAAACGGTTGAATACATGGTAAACGTTCTCGCCGGGACGTATCGCATAGCGCCCGGTGTGGATGTTGCCGGAGTAATCGCGCCATTGGGACATCCATTTGAAACCGTTGAAACTATTGGGCTTTCCTTGTGCTTTTATCTTATTGTATATGGAGTCTGTCGTATCGTCGCGGTCGATGTAGATATAAACTGTCTTTTGCGGATGAAATTGCGGAGTGAACAGGTAGTAATACATTGTACCCGCACTTGCAATGCCTATGAAAAGAATAACCGCCAGTGCTCCGAAAAGGATTCTTTTTTTCTTTTTTTTCATCATAATCTTGATTGTTTTTGAGTCGGGCAAAGTTAGCAAGATTTGGGAATAAAGAGAATGCTTCCCTTGTTTTATTCATGACAGGAAGAGGGGGATGTGTCAATATATACTTGACGATTTCTTTTAGATACGGAAAACACGGATTTCACAGATTTTCTTTATTCTTTTTCCGTGAAATCCGTGTTTTCCGCGTAATCCGTGCCTAAACAAAGAAACAAATAGTAAGCGGATTTTAGTTTTGGCACACACACATTCTCTTCGGGTGTTTCAGCACTTGGATTTCAAATCCCGATTAATCGTCATCGTAGTGTCGACAATGTCTCTTGTGGTGTTTTTTCGGCTTTCTGTATTTGTGTTTCTTATGGTGGAATTTGTCATGGCGTTCACAGTATGAATTATAGTATTCATGCCAGCAGTCACTGTGGTGATGGACTCTGTTATAGAAAGGGTTATAATACATACTTCCCGGCTTTATGCCAATCTCCACAAGGATACGGTTCCACCCGTAACGATGATACCGCTTGTAATAGTCGCATACATCACGCATTTTTTTTCCTGAAGTTCTGGCTATCTCAAGTGCAATTCCCACATTTCCCCAGTCATTGCCACAGCGTCTGTAGTAATCGTCTAAGGAATGGTTTGAAATATTATATTCCAGGCATAGGCGCTTTCTGTAATCAGAGAGTTCCACAGATGCGTAGCGGTTAGCTCTGCCGATAAAGACGGAAATGCCATCCTGGGCAGGCAAAGCGCATGCAAGCAGGAGAAAAAACAGTAGCAAATTAATCTTTTTCATAATGTTTCTAAGTTAAATGGAGTTCTGTTCCTTACTGTGTGAATATTTGGACAGTTTTCCGGCAACTTCTATTCCAGTTTTTCTTTGGCTTTTTCAATTTCATCGCCGGCTTTATCCAAAGCCTTCTTTACCTCATCCGCTCCCTCTTCAATCTGGTCCTGCGCCTCTTCGAGGGCTTCCTCAACAGATTCCTTTACATTTTCTACACGGTCTTTAACCTTGTCTTTAGCCTTTTTTTCTCTGCACGATGCAAAGGCAAGTGTAATTGTACATGCCAACATGGCGAATAATAATTTTCTCATATACTTACATTTTGGTGATATTGTGTAATTAGTTAAAATTCAAATGTAGAAATAAATATTGTGTTTGGCAAATTACGAAATTTTTTTTGAGTATCATGCATGAGTAAAATGCCCTGCTTATTGATACGTTCTACACAGTGGATCTTTTTTTGAACTGTCGGATAATTAAGGAGATAAGTCCGCTTTGAAATATGTTTGTGAGCATATAAAAAGCTATCTGTTTCAGTTAGCTGCTCCTTTTGTAGGTAAATGCCATCTGTTCTATTATGATGTGTGGAGAATAAAGGGAATGAGAAAAATGGATTTTTTATTCGTACGGCTGGCTTTAAAAAAAAAAGAAAACGCTGATTATTTATTTGACAATCAGCGTTTTTGGGGAGAGCCGCTAGCCAGACTTGAACTGGCGACCTACGCGTTACGAATGCGTTGCTCTACCAACTGAGCTATAGCGGCAATGGGTTTTCGATTACGAGGTGCAAAGGTACATCTTTATTTGAATTTGCAAAAAGAATTGCCTGATTTTTTAGAAATATTTCTGTCTGGCATTTTTTCTATATTTGTGTATTTATCGGAGATATTATGGATAAAACCGTATGGTAAAGACGTTTAACTCTATTGGATGATTGGAAAAATACTGTTTGGTATAAGTGGTGTTTGTGGCAAAATACCGGTTGTATTGAAGCCCGGAATTAATTCTTTTTCCAAAACTTCAAAAGGAAATAAATGTATATTATGAAAATAATGTATTACCTTTGTCCCCAATTAAAAACATTACTAGATAACTAAAAGATTAATCAAAGATCTTACTTATGCGTAAATTTATACTATTGTGTTTGTTGGTATTTACGGTATCAAGTGTGGTATTTGCCCAACAAATGACGGATGAACAAGTCATTCTGTACGTGCAAGAGGCTCAGAGTCAGGGGAAGACACAACAGGAGATGTTGGTTGAATTGATGAAGAAAGGAGTCACAAAAGAACAAATCCAGAGAATACAGTCTAAATATTCAGGCAAATCGGACGGAAGCTCTGAGGAAAATGCCAATTTCATGGGAGAAGCGAACTCCCGTTTACGTACGCAGAAAACTTACGAGAACAAAAACAAGAATATCTCTCAGGATGAATCCGGCTTGGATAATCTCGGTTCCCAAAAGCAAAGTATTAAAGGGCTGCGGGCGAAATCGGCCCAGCAACGCAATGGATATGGAACGGGGGTGAATAACAATGGACAGCCGGGTTATGGTTATAATGGTCCTAAAAGCGCGGAAGACGCTTTTACACAACAGATTTTCGGACATAATATTTTCGATAACGAATATCTGACTTTTGAACCCAATATAAATGTGGCAACACCCGACAATTATCGTTTGGGGGCGGGCGATGAAGTTATTATTGATGTTTGGGGAGCTTCCCAGACTACGATTCGCGAAAAAATCTCGCCTGAGGGTACTGTGCAAATCGAAAAGTTAGGACCGGTTTATCTGAGTGGAAAGACCGTAGAGGAAGCCAATGATTATTTGAAACGCGAATTTGCCAAGATATATGCCGGGGTTACGGGAGAAACTCCCAATACGCAAATAAATTTGACGTTAGGCGAAATCCGTTCCATTCAGGTGAATGTTATGGGTGAAGTTGTCGTACCGGGTACTTACACCCTCTCTTCATTCGCATCAGTTTTCCATGCCTTGTATTGGGCTGGTGGAGTAAATAAAATCGGTAGTCTTCGAAGCATAAAAGTTATACGCGACGGAAAGACGGTTGCAGATTTGGACATCTACGATTTTATCATGGAAGGTCGGCTGAAGGATGATATCCGTCTTCAGGACGGTGATGTGATTCTTGTCAATCCTTATCAGACCCTGGTGCAGATATTGGGTAAGGTAAAGCGTCCTATGTATTATGAAATGAAGCCTACGGAAACAATCGGTACGTTGCTGAGATATGCCGGCGGCTTTACGGGCGATGCATATAAAAAAGCCATCCGTCTTGTACGCAAGAGCGGACGCGAGCATCAGATTTTCAATGTGGACGAAATGGATTATTCGGTATTCCGCCTGGAAGACGGTGATATGCTTACGGTGGATTCCGTTCTCAACCGTTTCGAGAATCGTGTAGAGATTCGCGGTGCTGTTTACCGTGAGGGCTTGTATCAGCTGAGCGGAGAGGTGAATACCGTAAAACAGTTGATAAAGAAAGCGGAAGGTGTACGTGGAGATGCTTTCCTAAATCGTGCCGTAATCAATCGTGAACATGAGGATTTGACGCGCGAGGTTATTTCCATAGATTTGAAAGGCTTGTTGAAAGGTGTGGTTGCGGACATTCCTTTGCAAAAGAATGATATACTTTATATTCCCAGCATTCAGGATCTGAAAGAAGAGCCTACAGTGACTATCCATGGTGAGGTTGCAGATCCGGGTACTTATCTTTATGCCGACAAGATGACCATCGAGGATTTGGTTTTGGAATCGGGTGGCTTGCTTGAAGCGGCTTCTACAACGAAAATAGATGTATCGCGCCGTATTAAATCTCCCAAAAGCACGGACGACAGTAATATTGTAGGCCAGACATTTACCTTTGACCTGAAAGACGGCTTGCTGATAGGAGCGGGGAGCGAAAATTTCTATTTGGAGCCTTTTGATGAAGTGTATGTCCGTAAAAGCCCTGCTTATCGCAAGCAGAAAAATGTGGGGATAATAGGAGAGGCATTGTTTACCGGTACTTACGCGTTGTCCAAGAAGAATGAACGTTTGAGCGACCTGGTCGCTAAAGCCGGTGGTGTTACATCCGATGCTTATGTAAGAGGAGCCCGTCTTATCCGTAAAATGTCGGAGGAAGAGCTTCGCAGAAAGGAAGATGCCACCCGCATGGCTATAAAGGTCGGTGCAGATTCAACTACTTTATATGTATATACGGTAGGCATTCATCTGGATGAGGCTTTGAAAAATCCGGGTTCTGATTATGATATGGTGTTGCGCGAGGGGGATGTATTGTTTATTCCTGAATATGTAAGCACAGTGAAAATCAACGGTGCCGTGATGTATCCTAATACCGTACTGTACAAAGAGGGAGAGAACAGCCGTTACTACATCAATCAGGCGGGCGGATATGCTTCGAATGCCAAGAAGCGCAGTGCTTTTGTGGTTTATATGAATGGTACTGTATCCCGCATACGCTCCGGTAGTAAGACGGCAATCGAGCCCGGGTGTGAGATTATCATCCCGACTAAGGATCCAAGTAAGCGTATGAGCGTGGCCGAAATGGTAGGTATGGGTACTTCTATTGCCACTTTAGGCACAATGATTGCTACTTTGGTTAATCTCTTTAAGTGATAAGGACAATGGACGAAAGTAAAATACAAAAGGCTCCGCAAAAACCGGAGGAACAGGAAATCGATTTGATTGAGTTGGCTCAGAAAGTGTGGGCCGATCGTAAAATGCTTTATAAGGTATGCGGTATTGCGGCAGTGATTGGCTTGATTGTAGGATTCAGCATTCCTAAAGAGTATTCTACGGAAGTGACATTGGCTCCCGAAAGTGCAAGTAAAGTGAATGCCGGGAGTATGGGGGCATTGGCTGCTATGGCTGGCATCAACTTAGGCGGTTCTGTCGGAGAAGATGCCCTGTCGCCCGAGCTGTATCCCGATATCGTTAAGTCAACCCCTTTTCTGTTGGAGTTGTTTGATGTAAGGGTCAAAGACCAGAAAGGCAAAATAGATACGACCTTATATGCTTATCTGGATAAATACCAGCGTTCGTCATGGATGGGTGCTGTAATGTCTGCGCCATTCAAGGCTTTGGGTTGGACCTTGTCTTTATTCAAGGATAAACCGGAGAAGAAAGAAGGAAAAATCGATCCGTTCCACCTGACATTGGATGAGGCGAAGGTAGCGGATGCTTTGAGTAAGCGTATCTTGGTTACGATTGATAAAAAAACAGGGGTTACAACTTTGGAGGTTACTATGCAGGACCCTTTGATTTCGGCTTCGTTAACTGATACCGTGATGCATTGTTTGCAGAATTATATCACAAATTACCGTACCAATAAAGCCCGTCATGATTTAGCTTTTACAGAAAAGTTATATAAAGAAGCAAAGGCGGATTATGAGAAAGCTCAGAAAAAATATGCTACTTTTGCAGATGCCAACCAGAATGTGGTTCTGTTAAGCTATCGTGCCGAGCAGGAACGTTTAAAAAACGAAGTTGAGCTGGCTTATACTGTTTATACCCAGGTTTCCGGACAATTGCAGATGGCAAGAGCCAAAGTGCAGGAGATTACTCCGGTATATACGGTTGTGCAACCGGCTACGGT
This window contains:
- a CDS encoding phenylacetate--CoA ligase, with the translated sequence MNDKYWEEEIETMPREELHKLQLRRLRKTIGIAANSPYYKQVFQKHGITADSIRSIEDIRKIPFTTKADMRANYPFGLVAGNMHEDGVRIHSSSGTTGTPTVIVHSRHDLESWANLVARCLYAVGIRKTDVFQNSSGYGMFTGGLGFQYGAERLGALTVPAAAGNSKRQIKFITDFRTTALHAIPSYAIRLAEVFQEEGIDPASTTLKTLVIGAEPHTDEQRRKIERILGVKAYNSFGMTEMNGPGVAFECTEQNGMHLWEDCYLVEIINPETGEPVPDGEIGELVLTTLDREMMPLIRYRTRDLTRILPGTCPCGRTHLRIDRIKGRSDDMFIIKGVNIFPMQVEKVLVQFPELGSNYLITLETISNQDEIIVEVELSDLSTDNYIELEKVRKAISRRLKDEILVTPKVKLVKKGSLPQSEGKAVRVKDLRDNK
- a CDS encoding indolepyruvate oxidoreductase subunit beta, producing MKKDIILSGVGGQGILSIATVIGQAALKDGLYMKQAEVHGMSQRGGDVQSNLRISNRPIASDLIPTGKCDLIISLEPMEALRYLPYLSPEGWLVTNEAPFINIPHYPAEEALKAELDKLPHKIALNVNEVAKEVGSPRVANIVLLGATIPFLGIDYQKVQDSIRDIFQRKGEAIVELNLKALVAGKEIAENLM
- a CDS encoding thiamine pyrophosphate-dependent enzyme; translation: MSKQLLLGDEAIAQAALDAGLSGVYAYPGTPSTEITEYIQTAAITAEKGIHNRWCSNEKTAMEAALGMSFAGKRSLVCMKHVGMNVAADCFINSAVTGVKGGIIVVAADDPSMHSSQNEQDSRFYGDFALIPMYEPSNQQEAYDMVYNGFAFSEQTGEPLLMRMVTRLAHSRSGVERKAQQPQNEVSFSDDPRQFILLPGNARKRYKLLLQHQDDFVKASENSPYNKYIDGPNKKLGIIACGIGYNYLMENYPEGCEFPVLKIGQYPLPKKQLMQLVEACNEILVLEDGQPFVEKQLKGCLGIGVKVKGRLDGTLSQDGELNPDSVARAVGKENKAEFAVPSLVEMRPPALCEGCGHRDMYTVLTEVLRAEYPSHKVFSDIGCYTLGANAPFNAIDSCVDMGASITMAKGASDAGVHPAVAVIGDSTFTHSGMTGLLDCVNENANVTIVISDNETTAMTGGQDSAGTGRLEAICAGIGVAPEHIRVVVPLKKNYEEMRQIIREEIEYRGVSVIIPRRECIQTLARKKRNK
- the mltG gene encoding endolytic transglycosylase MltG, whose product is MKKKKKRILFGALAVILFIGIASAGTMYYYLFTPQFHPQKTVYIYIDRDDTTDSIYNKIKAQGKPNSFNGFKWMSQWRDYSGNIHTGRYAIRPGENVYHVFNRFYRGYQAPMNLTIGSVRTLDRLARNVGKQLMIDSAEIAGVINDSLLQQRLGYSKATIACLFIPETYQVYWNMSVEDFLERMQKEHQKFWNRERLNKAKAIGMTQEEVCTLASIVEEETNNNQEKPMIAGLYINRIHAGMPLQADPTIKFALQDFSLRRIANAHLTIDSPYNTYRNLGLPPGPIRIPTPIGIDAVLNYTRHNYIYMCAKEDFSGTHNFAANYAEHMKNARKYWKALNERKIFN
- a CDS encoding SLBB domain-containing protein, with the translated sequence MRKFILLCLLVFTVSSVVFAQQMTDEQVILYVQEAQSQGKTQQEMLVELMKKGVTKEQIQRIQSKYSGKSDGSSEENANFMGEANSRLRTQKTYENKNKNISQDESGLDNLGSQKQSIKGLRAKSAQQRNGYGTGVNNNGQPGYGYNGPKSAEDAFTQQIFGHNIFDNEYLTFEPNINVATPDNYRLGAGDEVIIDVWGASQTTIREKISPEGTVQIEKLGPVYLSGKTVEEANDYLKREFAKIYAGVTGETPNTQINLTLGEIRSIQVNVMGEVVVPGTYTLSSFASVFHALYWAGGVNKIGSLRSIKVIRDGKTVADLDIYDFIMEGRLKDDIRLQDGDVILVNPYQTLVQILGKVKRPMYYEMKPTETIGTLLRYAGGFTGDAYKKAIRLVRKSGREHQIFNVDEMDYSVFRLEDGDMLTVDSVLNRFENRVEIRGAVYREGLYQLSGEVNTVKQLIKKAEGVRGDAFLNRAVINREHEDLTREVISIDLKGLLKGVVADIPLQKNDILYIPSIQDLKEEPTVTIHGEVADPGTYLYADKMTIEDLVLESGGLLEAASTTKIDVSRRIKSPKSTDDSNIVGQTFTFDLKDGLLIGAGSENFYLEPFDEVYVRKSPAYRKQKNVGIIGEALFTGTYALSKKNERLSDLVAKAGGVTSDAYVRGARLIRKMSEEELRRKEDATRMAIKVGADSTTLYVYTVGIHLDEALKNPGSDYDMVLREGDVLFIPEYVSTVKINGAVMYPNTVLYKEGENSRYYINQAGGYASNAKKRSAFVVYMNGTVSRIRSGSKTAIEPGCEIIIPTKDPSKRMSVAEMVGMGTSIATLGTMIATLVNLFK
- a CDS encoding Wzz/FepE/Etk N-terminal domain-containing protein; the protein is MDESKIQKAPQKPEEQEIDLIELAQKVWADRKMLYKVCGIAAVIGLIVGFSIPKEYSTEVTLAPESASKVNAGSMGALAAMAGINLGGSVGEDALSPELYPDIVKSTPFLLELFDVRVKDQKGKIDTTLYAYLDKYQRSSWMGAVMSAPFKALGWTLSLFKDKPEKKEGKIDPFHLTLDEAKVADALSKRILVTIDKKTGVTTLEVTMQDPLISASLTDTVMHCLQNYITNYRTNKARHDLAFTEKLYKEAKADYEKAQKKYATFADANQNVVLLSYRAEQERLKNEVELAYTVYTQVSGQLQMARAKVQEITPVYTVVQPATVPLRAAKPNKIMILIGFVFLAGVGCVGWILFVKDLFKDWRKANKAI